CGGCGAAGTCCCAGGGGTCCGTGCGGATGTCGCTGACGGTGACCTCGACGTCGGGCAGGGCCGATCGCAGCGTGTCGGAGGCCTGGTCGAGCCACAGCCACTCGCTCGCCCAGTGGGACGTGTCGATGAGGTAGGGGGTGCCGCCGCGGAGGGCGGCGGACTCGCGGGCCTCGCTCGCCGGGTGGTGGCGGAGGTCGGAGGTGATGTAGACGTCCGCGCCGACCACCTCGGGCGCGGAGAGCAGCGAGTCGCCGGCTCCCCCGCAGAGGGCCACGCGGGTGACGGGAGCGTCGTAGGGGCCCGCGACGCGGATCCCCGTGGCCGTGGGCGGCAGGATCCGGGCGAGCTCCCCCGCGAGGCGGCCGAGCGTCGTCGGCGCGGGAAGGACGCCGACGCGGCCGATGCCGCGCACGCCGCCCGCGGCGGGATCGAGCGGTCGGATGGTCTCGGGCACCAGGCCGAGGAGCGCCGCGAGCCGGCCCGACGTGCCCTCCTCGACGACGTCGGCGGTGGTGTGCGCGGCGTGCAGGGCGCAGCCGGCGCGCACGAGGTCGGCGAGGAGCGCGCCCTTGTATCCGGTCTCGGCGATGGTGGTGACGCCGCGGAGCAGGAGCGGGTGGTGCACCAGCAGCAGGTCGGCGTCGGCGGCGACCGCCTCGTCCACCGTCGCGCGGACGGCGTCGACGGCCAGGTGGATGCGGCGGACCGAGCGGCGCGGATCCCCCGAGACGAGGCCGGAGGCGTCCCAGTCGGACGCGCCCGCGGGTGGCCAGGCGTCCTCGACGACACGGACGACGTCGGCGAGGGTGGGGATCACGTTGCCATCGTAACGAAGGGGCGGCCGCGGCCCGTGACGGGCCGTGCGTCGATCAGCCCCGGCGGGCAGCGCGGCGGGAGCGTGCCTCGTCCCGCGGCCCGTCGGGCGCGACGCCCGGCGACGGCACGAGGGGTTCGAGCGGCCAGATGCTCCGCTGGGCCGATCCACGGTGGGTGCTGGACCCGTGCGTGGCGGCGTCGACGACCGACCAGGCGTCGGCGCCATCGGCCGTGTCGGAGCTCATGGGTGGATGCTACCGCGACACGCCCGCGGCGACACGGCACGCGCGGCCCGCGGACATGGCGATCCCGGCGTCGCCGACCCGGCCGTCACGTATCCCGGCCGTCACCTGACCCCGCGGGCGGTGAGCGCGTCGCCGAGCTGGTCCGCGTGCTTGAGTGCGACCACGAGGAAGGGGACGACGAACGTCCCGAGCCCCGGGCGCGCACCCCGTGCCCGCTGCGCCTCGCGGACGTCGCCGGCCAGGCGCCCGAGGACCGGGATGGTGCCAGCGGTGACCGTGAGCAGCAGCGAGATCCGCTCCGTGTCGACGCCGAGGCCCCGCAGGGGACCCAGGCCGCGCTCGATGCTGTCGAGGAGCGCGGTCGTGGACGTCGTGAGGACGAGCAGGCCGGCGATGGCGATCGCCGCCGTGACGCGCGCCGTGTTCGCCACCGCGGGCTCGGGCCCCAGCAGCACGAGCTGGCTGACGAGCGTGAACAGCATCACCCAGCGCACGGCGCGCACCTGCCCGGCGAGGCGGCGCATGCCGAGGAGGCCGTCGCCCAGCTGGGCGGCCGCGTAGGCGGCGACCGCGACGGCGACCGCGGTGCCCGCCGCCCACCACGTGGAGGGCAGGAGCGAGACCCCGAGCACGACGACCATGAGCGCGATCAGCTCGGGTCCGGCGGGCATCCGCTCGAGGCGGCCGGGTCGACGCGGCGCCGTCGGCGTCGGCGTCACGCGAGCGTCGCCTCGTACTCGGCGATGACGGCAGCGGGACCCCCGACGCGGACCAGCCGTCCGCCGGCGAACAGGGCGGCGGCGTCGCAGCGGGCGGCGGCGGCGAGGTCGTGGGTGACGAGCACGAGCCGGTGCCCGTCCTCGAAGAGGTGGTCCGCCACCGCGCGGGCGTTCCGGGCGTCGAGGTAGGCGGTCGGCTCGTCCGCGATGACGAGCTCGGGGCGCCGGACGAAGGCCCCCGCCAGCGCGAGCAGCTGCTTCTGCCCGCCGGACAGCTCGTGCGAGGAGCGCTCGGCGAGATCCTGGATGCGGAACCGGCGGAGGGCCTCGGCGACCCGCGCGTCCGACTCGGCGCGGGGCAGGCGCTCCGGCCGCAGCGAGAAGGCGACGTCCTCCGCGACGGTCGGCATGACGATCTGGGCGTCCGGGTTGCTGAACACGAGGGCCACGCGTCGCCGCAGCTCGCGGGATCCGCGGTCCGGGTCGATCCCCAGCACGCCCAGCTCCCCCGCGGTGCGCGCGACGAGCCCCCCGACGAGCCGGGCGAAGGTGCTCTTGCCCGAGCCGTTCTCGCCGATCACGGCGAGGGTGCGCGCGTCGACGTCCAGCGTGACGTCGCGGAGCGCCTCGACGTCGCCGAGGCGGACGCCGACGCCCGCGAGGTGCAGGGCCGAGGCGCCGGATCCGTCCGCCGGGGTCACCTGGTGGTCGCCGCCGCGTCGTCCTGGCGTGCCGTCGTCCACCCGGACGGCCGACGGAAGGCCCGCGGGTAGCCGCGCACCAGCGTCATCACGATCGCGGTGGCGATGGCCGCCTTGATCAGGTCGCCGGGGAGGAAGACGAGGCTGGTGTACGCGGTCTCGGCGAGAGGCAGGCGCGTCACGAGGCTCTGCACGGGGATCCCCACTGCGTAGATGACGACGATTCCGCCGAGCACCATGGCGGCCGCCGTGCGCGACGCGGTGGGCCGGCGACCGCCGAGGTGGACGACGAGGCCGACCACGGCGGCTCCGGCGATCCAGCCCACGAGGTATCCGGCGGACGGGCCGAGGAAGACGCCGAGACCGCCGGTGCCCCCGGACAGCAGCGGCAGCCCGACGGCGACGAGCGCGAGGAGGACGGCGAGGGCGAGGGCCCCGAGGCGGGGCCCGAGGACGGCGCCCGCGAGCATGACCCCGAGCGTCTGGGCGGTGATGGGGACGCCGCCGATGACGCTGATGCTGCCCGGGAGCCCGAGCACGGCGACGACCGCCGCGAGCACGGCGACCCGCGCGAGGTCGGTGGCGTCGAGCCGCGCGCGGCGCTCGGCGCGGAGGGGCAGGGAGCGGGACGGGGTCATGGGCTTCCTTCTGCTGGATGCGGCCGCGGGCGACCTGAACGGCGTTCACCTGAACGGCGTTCACTATAGTGGCGGCATGGCACGGGCGCATGCGGCGGGGCGGCACACCCGCGACGACGTGGCCCGCACGGCCCTGCGGATCCTCGACGAGCACGGCCTCCCGGACTTCACGATGCGCCGCCTCGGCGCCGCCCTGGACGTGCAGCCGAGCGCCCTCTACTGGCACTTCCCGGACAAGCAGAGCCTCCTGGCGGAGCTGGCCGACCGCATCGTCGCCGAGGCGGCGCCCGCGACGACCGTCGGAGGTGGCGCCGACTGGCGAGACCGGGTCCGGCGTGCGGCGGAGGGTCTCCGCGGTGCGCTGCTCGCCCACCGCGACGGCGCCGAGGTCGTGGCCAGCACGACCGCGATGGGGCTCGGGGCGCGGGCGGCACGCGACATGCTGTCCGCGGCCGTCGCCACCGGCGGGTTCGGGGACGCCGAGTGCGCTCGCGCGGCGTCGGCCCTCCTGCACTTCGTGCTCGGCCACGTGGCGCACGAGCAGGAGCGCATCCAGCTCGACCGCCTCGGCCTGCTGCCCGTCGCCGCCGGCGAGGAGGAGCCCGCGCGGGACTTCGCCTTCGGGGTGGACCTGCTCGTGCGGGGCCTCGGGACGCTCGCCTGATCGCACGCGAGGAGAGGGATCGGGTCGACGCCCTCGGGAGGGTGGGCCCTGCCGGGCTCGAACCGACGACATCCACGGTGTAAACGTGGCGCTCTACCAACTGAGCTAAAGGCCCCCGCGTCCGCTCGGCGGGCGCCCGGCCATGCTAGCCGACCGCGTCGGCGCGTCCCGGCCGCACCGACGGCGCGCGCCGTAGCCTCTCCCCCGTGCCCATCCACCCCTCCCGCCGGACGATCGCGGAGCCCCGCTGGCCCGCCGCCGTCGGGCTCGTCGTGGCCGTCGCCCTCTACGGGGTCGCGCCGACCGCCGTCCCCGCGGGCGTCCGCGTCGCGGTGGTGGCGATCGCCGTCGCCCTGCTCGTGCCGCTGGTCGCGCTGAACCCCCGCCGCTTCGTGCGCGAGACGCCGTGGTCATGCGGGCTGGGCCTCGCGCTCGGCGGCCTCCTCGTGGTCGCCAACCAGGTCAGCCTCGTCGTCCTGGTCGTCGAGCTGGTCGACGCCTCCGAGGCGGGACCCGAGCTGCTGCTCACGGCGCTGCAGGTGTGGGTGACCAACGTGCTGGCCTTCGCGCTCGTCTTCTGGGAGCTGGACCGCGGCGGACCGGTGGCCAGGCGGACGCACGCCCGCGCTGCGCTCGCGCCCGCGGACTTCCGCTTCCCGCAGGACGAGGACTCCGGCGCGGTGT
The genomic region above belongs to Clavibacter phaseoli and contains:
- a CDS encoding Nif3-like dinuclear metal center hexameric protein, with protein sequence MIPTLADVVRVVEDAWPPAGASDWDASGLVSGDPRRSVRRIHLAVDAVRATVDEAVAADADLLLVHHPLLLRGVTTIAETGYKGALLADLVRAGCALHAAHTTADVVEEGTSGRLAALLGLVPETIRPLDPAAGGVRGIGRVGVLPAPTTLGRLAGELARILPPTATGIRVAGPYDAPVTRVALCGGAGDSLLSAPEVVGADVYITSDLRHHPASEARESAALRGGTPYLIDTSHWASEWLWLDQASDTLRSALPDVEVTVSDIRTDPWDFAVTQ
- a CDS encoding energy-coupling factor transporter transmembrane component T; this encodes MPAGPELIALMVVVLGVSLLPSTWWAAGTAVAVAVAAYAAAQLGDGLLGMRRLAGQVRAVRWVMLFTLVSQLVLLGPEPAVANTARVTAAIAIAGLLVLTTSTTALLDSIERGLGPLRGLGVDTERISLLLTVTAGTIPVLGRLAGDVREAQRARGARPGLGTFVVPFLVVALKHADQLGDALTARGVR
- a CDS encoding energy-coupling factor ABC transporter ATP-binding protein; amino-acid sequence: MTPADGSGASALHLAGVGVRLGDVEALRDVTLDVDARTLAVIGENGSGKSTFARLVGGLVARTAGELGVLGIDPDRGSRELRRRVALVFSNPDAQIVMPTVAEDVAFSLRPERLPRAESDARVAEALRRFRIQDLAERSSHELSGGQKQLLALAGAFVRRPELVIADEPTAYLDARNARAVADHLFEDGHRLVLVTHDLAAAARCDAAALFAGGRLVRVGGPAAVIAEYEATLA
- a CDS encoding biotin transporter BioY → MTPSRSLPLRAERRARLDATDLARVAVLAAVVAVLGLPGSISVIGGVPITAQTLGVMLAGAVLGPRLGALALAVLLALVAVGLPLLSGGTGGLGVFLGPSAGYLVGWIAGAAVVGLVVHLGGRRPTASRTAAAMVLGGIVVIYAVGIPVQSLVTRLPLAETAYTSLVFLPGDLIKAAIATAIVMTLVRGYPRAFRRPSGWTTARQDDAAATTR
- a CDS encoding TetR/AcrR family transcriptional regulator C-terminal domain-containing protein is translated as MARAHAAGRHTRDDVARTALRILDEHGLPDFTMRRLGAALDVQPSALYWHFPDKQSLLAELADRIVAEAAPATTVGGGADWRDRVRRAAEGLRGALLAHRDGAEVVASTTAMGLGARAARDMLSAAVATGGFGDAECARAASALLHFVLGHVAHEQERIQLDRLGLLPVAAGEEEPARDFAFGVDLLVRGLGTLA